The following DNA comes from Tunturibacter psychrotolerans.
ACTCCGATGGTTGCGATCCCTGGTGGGGAGCCGCTATTGCACCCACAGATGCCGGAGATTGTTGCTGGTCTGGTGGCGCGTAAGAAGTACGTTTACATGTGCACCAATGCTCTGTTGCTGAAGGAAAAGCTGCACCTGTTCAAACCGAGCAAGTATCTTTCGTTTTCGGTTCACGTGGATGGGCAGAGGGAGCATCACGACTTTTCAGTCTGCCGTGAAGGCGGGTACGACATCGCGATGGAGGGAGTCCGAGTTGCAGTCGAAGCAGGCTTCCGCGTTACCACGAACACCACGTTGTTTGACGGGGCTGATCCTAATAGCGTTCGGGCGCACTTCGATGAGTTGATGGTGGCGGGCGTCGAGAGCATGATGGTTTCGCCGGGATATACCTATGACAAGGCTCCCGACCAGAAGCATTTTCTTGGGCGTGCGCGGTCGAAGAAGTTGTTTCGGTCGATCCTCTCGAATCGCAAGAAGACCTGGCGCTTCAATGCTTCGCCTATCTTTATGGAATTCCTGATGGGTAAGAAGGATCTGACCTGCACTCCGTGGGGAATGCCGACGTTTAGCATCTTCGGCTGGCAGAAGCCGTGCTACCTGCTGCAGGACGGATATGCGGACAGTTTCAAGGAACTGATGGAGACGGTGCAGTGGTCGAACTATGGGACCGAAAGCGGTAACCCACAGTGCGCGAACTGCATGGTGCACTCTGGCTATGAGGCCAGCGGTGTGAACTATACCTTCAGCTCGCTGAAGGGCCTTTTGCAGACTGCGAAGGGAATCTTCTTCAGCAAGTACGAAGATGAAGGGGCGATGAAGCTGCTGAATGAGTGGAAGCCTACGAGCCATGGACCATTGGTACAGATTGGTTCGCCTGTCGCTAAGAGCGCTACTGAACTTCAAGAGGTCTCAGGAGACTAACGATGGCGACCGAGACACAGGAATCCGCAAAGCTGACGCAATTGGCGCACGAGAATCCAGATGAGATCGAAGTAGCAGCGGGACGCGAGCGGGAACAGCTTGAGGGCTGGATTCCTGCGTTGGCAACCGAAGCTGAGATTCGGGAGGCGCTCGAGAAGGCATTTGATTACCGGGGCGATATCACAATCACGAAAAAAGATGGCTTACAGGTGGTGGGCTATCTCTTCGATCGTAGACGCGGAGACTCTCTTGCGGACTCATTTGTTCGCGTGATTCCGTCGAATGAAAAGACACGGGTCAACATTGCCTATTCGGAGATTGCGGCGCTTGCATTCAGCGGTCGCGATACGGCGGCGGGCAAGACCTTCGAAGCGTGGGTGAAGAAGTACTGGGACAAGAAGGCAGCCGGCGAACGGAATATCCAGATCGAGCCAGAGAAGCTGGACTAAGACTGCTGTCGGGCGTAAAGTTTGCCGGGTAGTAGTCGGTGCTTCCAGAATTGTCTGCCAGTTGGCTGGAAAGAGCGAGAGTGCGCGTATTCATTACGGGAGCGACGGGCTTCGTCGGAGGCCATGTGGCCAGGAGTTATGCGGCAGAGGGTGCGAGCCTTCGTTTGCTGACTCGAAAGACGAGTCGATTGGACTCGCTTGATGACATTCATGCAGAGATGGTGACTGGGGATCTGCGTGAACCGGAAAAGTTGCGTTCTGCGTTAGTCGGTTGCGATGCTTTGGTGCATGTGGCGGCTGATTATCGTTTATGGGTGCGGGATCCTGACCAGATGTATGCCGCGAACGTGACCGGTACCCGCGAGCTTCTAAAGCTGGCATGTGAGGTTGGGGTGCGGCGGGTTGTGTATACCTCAAGTGTGGCCACGATGGGCTTCAAGAGCGACGGCACGATAGTGAACGAAGAGACGCCAGTTTCTTTGGAAGAGATGATCGGCCATTACAAGCGATCGAAGTTTCTTGGGGAGTTGGAAGCGATTAAAGCCGCGAAGGCTGGACAGCATGTCATGATCCTGAATCCAACGACACCGATTGGACCGGGTGATTGGAAGCCTACCCCGACCGGAAGGATTATCGTCGACTTTCTAAACAAGAACTTTCCCGCGTATGTGGATACGGGACTTAATCTGGTGGATGTTGCTGAGGTGGCTCGCATGCACGTGGTTGCGCTTGAACATGGGACGCCTGGAGAGAGATACATTCTGGGTGGCGAGAATCTTACCCTGAAACAGATTCTGGATCGCATGTCCACCATTACGGGACTTCCTTCTCCGACGATGAAAGTGCCGCATGCTGTTGCGATGGCGTTTGCCTTTTTTGATGAAAATTTTACCGGCAAGTTGAGAGGCAAAGAACCGCGTGCGACTGTAGAGGCAGTGCGAATGGGAAAGAAGATGATGTTTGCTTCTTCGGCAAAGGCAGAGAGAGAACTGGGATTTCAAGTGGTGCCTATCTATAACGCCTTGAGAGCGGCGATCGAGTGGTTTGTCGCCCATGGTTATGCGCCTCCCCTTGATGGACACGCTGCATGAAGGGAAACATTGCGATTATTGCTGCGCTGGAAGGTGAACTGAAGCCATTCGTTGAGGGACCGGGCGCCAGGAAATGGAAGCGAAGACAGTCGCCTGAAGGATGTTCGTTGTGGGAGTATCGCCACGCGGATGGGTGTTGGATAGCCGCGTGTGCTGGCATGGGTGGAGTAAGGGTTGCATTAGCCTTCGCTGAGGCTGAGAAAGTTGCTGCGATTGATGCAGTTTGCTCAGTAGGATGGGCGGGCGCACTCGATGAGGCGATCAGGGCGGAGTCGGTTTCGAGCGTTTCTCTGGTGATCGATACGAAGACAGGAGAGCGATTTCGACCGGCGAACTCGAGACCTCAGTGGCCTGTACTGGCAACTACGGCGCGGGTTGCTGATGAACGAGACAAGCAACGGCTAGCTGCGAGTTATGGAGCTGGGCTGGTGGATATGGAAGCAGCGGCAATTGCACGGATCGCGCTGGGGAAGGGGATTCCGTTCTACTGCTTCAAGGCAGTATCGGACGACGCTCAGGCGCAACTACCGGACCTGAATCGTTTTATTGCCGAGCGTGGGCGATTGAAGATGCTACCGTTTCTCGCACATGTTGCGGTGCGGCCAACCTCCTGGTCGGGTTTGATGAA
Coding sequences within:
- the hpnH gene encoding adenosyl-hopene transferase HpnH, whose protein sequence is MAVPVSQAWTVATYVLKQKLMGRKKYPLVLMLEPLFRCNLACAGCGKIQYPAHILKAELSPEECFRAVEECGTPMVAIPGGEPLLHPQMPEIVAGLVARKKYVYMCTNALLLKEKLHLFKPSKYLSFSVHVDGQREHHDFSVCREGGYDIAMEGVRVAVEAGFRVTTNTTLFDGADPNSVRAHFDELMVAGVESMMVSPGYTYDKAPDQKHFLGRARSKKLFRSILSNRKKTWRFNASPIFMEFLMGKKDLTCTPWGMPTFSIFGWQKPCYLLQDGYADSFKELMETVQWSNYGTESGNPQCANCMVHSGYEASGVNYTFSSLKGLLQTAKGIFFSKYEDEGAMKLLNEWKPTSHGPLVQIGSPVAKSATELQEVSGD
- the hpnA gene encoding hopanoid-associated sugar epimerase, with translation MRVFITGATGFVGGHVARSYAAEGASLRLLTRKTSRLDSLDDIHAEMVTGDLREPEKLRSALVGCDALVHVAADYRLWVRDPDQMYAANVTGTRELLKLACEVGVRRVVYTSSVATMGFKSDGTIVNEETPVSLEEMIGHYKRSKFLGELEAIKAAKAGQHVMILNPTTPIGPGDWKPTPTGRIIVDFLNKNFPAYVDTGLNLVDVAEVARMHVVALEHGTPGERYILGGENLTLKQILDRMSTITGLPSPTMKVPHAVAMAFAFFDENFTGKLRGKEPRATVEAVRMGKKMMFASSAKAERELGFQVVPIYNALRAAIEWFVAHGYAPPLDGHAA
- a CDS encoding nucleoside phosphorylase yields the protein MKGNIAIIAALEGELKPFVEGPGARKWKRRQSPEGCSLWEYRHADGCWIAACAGMGGVRVALAFAEAEKVAAIDAVCSVGWAGALDEAIRAESVSSVSLVIDTKTGERFRPANSRPQWPVLATTARVADERDKQRLAASYGAGLVDMEAAAIARIALGKGIPFYCFKAVSDDAQAQLPDLNRFIAERGRLKMLPFLAHVAVRPTSWSGLMKLGKHSSAAAKNLAEALYEWLDPSGSVRRSNGDYTEKRDR